GCGACAATGCGGGGCGTGAATCCTAAGACCTCATAATAGGCTGAGGTGGATGGTCCGAAACCGGCCCAGGGCAGGATGCCTATGAGCATCAAAAGTCCGGACATCAGCGCGTTTGCCGCGAATCCCACCCAGATGACCCGGCGGGCGCGTGCATAGCCGTAGACCTCGGTCAGAACGTCGCCGAAGATGTAGGCCAGGGGGAAAAGTAGGGTGCCCGCATCGAAGGTAAAAAACCAGATCTTCACGATACGGGCGGCTGAGGCGATGTTTGAAACCAGAAGCACGGTCACGAACGCCGCCATCACCAGATCGTAGTAGCGAAAGCGGGTGGGATGATCGAGGGGTTTGCCTTTAGCCATGGGTAAGGATATGGAGGGATTAAAGGAAGTCAACTAGGTAATTGACCAAGGGTTGACATGTAGCCTGATTGCGTTAGAATATCTGTAGAAGTAAACTTGTGCGTTCATACGTTTACTTTACGACTAGGAGGAGTAATGCTTGGTAGATGGAAAGAAATTGTTGTTCTATGGTTTCAGGGCAAGAGGTTCGAAGACCATGCCTTGGAGATCAGTGCACTTGGTGAACTAGAGCAGTTTCAAAAGATAGTAACTGAGACGGCTGAAGAATTATGGCGTGCTGTTAACCCTGGGCGTAAGAACTTACCGCGCCACTTTGAAAAACGTACACAGTTATATTTACGTGGCTCAATAAAAGAAGGCGAAAGCACAGGTTTGAGCTTGCAAGCACGAGCAGAACCGCGTTCAAAGGATTTAACTAAGGATTTATTTGATAAGGAATTTGAGGAAGTTGAAAATGCAGTGAACGCAGTCTTGGAAATTTACAAAACTCAAGAAAATGACGAACCCTTACCGTACAATTTGAGTCAAGTAACACTCCAAGATTATCAAAAGTTTGGCCAAACTCTTAGAAAAGACGAATCAATAAAACTTAGTAAGACGTCGGTTTTGAAACCCCAATACGTTGAAGTTACTCATAGAACCCGTAAAAGGTTAAGTCGTTTTATAGAGGAAAAACACGAAGATCAAGTAGATGTAAAGGGAGAAGTCCTTGCAGCCAATGTCCGAGAAGGGTATCTTCAGTTTCAGTTATGGTTAGACGAAAAGACCCCCGTTACTGTAAAGTTCTCTCCTGAGCAAGAAGATCAAGTAACGGAAGCTCTCAAAAATCACCGATCTGTTCGGCTCCGTGTCAAGGGAAGAGGCGAGTTCTCTCCTCTGGGAAAACTTGAGAATATAGAGGGAGTAACGGAGTTAAATCTCCAGGCGGCAGGAGAAATTCCTTTTGATGAAACAGCTCGCCCTATTGAAGATATTCTAATGGAGTTGGCTAGTGAGGTTCCTGAAGAAGAGTGGGATAAGCTCCCTAAGGATGGGGCGAAAAATCTCGATCATTATCTTTACGGAACTCCTAAAGAATGAAAATCGTTTTTGTAGATGCATGCTACTGGATAGCTATTGTCAACCCTAAGGATTCGTTAAGAAAAACGGCGCTTAAAGCAAAGGAATCACTAGGCGGTAAAGTCAGGAAAATAACTACGGATGAGATATTGGTGGAATTCTTGAACTTCCTTTCTGATCGCGGCTATTATCTTCGGAACGCAGCTGTAAAAATGGTAAGAGCAATCATAGCAGATCCCAATGTGAAAGTACTCCCTCAATCTCGTAATTCATTTGAGCGAGGGCTCAAGTTATATGAAGAGCGTATGGATAAAAGCTACAGCTTGACCGATTGCATTTCCATTAACACTATGAAGGCTGAATCCATGACCGAAGTTCTGAGCCACGATAAGCACTTCGAACAAGAGGGGTTTGCCTTTAGCCATGGGCAAGGATATGGAGGTACTGGACAAAGTCAATCGGTTCTTTTTCACCCCCTCTTTTATTCTCCCCCGTCAAGGGGGAGATGATTTGGAGCCTTGACATCTCTTCAAACCCGCCCATTATTTAG
This genomic window from candidate division TA06 bacterium B3_TA06 contains:
- a CDS encoding nucleic acid-binding protein; translation: MKIVFVDACYWIAIVNPKDSLRKTALKAKESLGGKVRKITTDEILVEFLNFLSDRGYYLRNAAVKMVRAIIADPNVKVLPQSRNSFERGLKLYEERMDKSYSLTDCISINTMKAESMTEVLSHDKHFEQEGFAFSHGQGYGGTGQSQSVLFHPLFYSPPSRGR